In Brienomyrus brachyistius isolate T26 unplaced genomic scaffold, BBRACH_0.4 scaffold44, whole genome shotgun sequence, the following are encoded in one genomic region:
- the aff3 gene encoding AF4/FMR2 family member 3 isoform X11 yields the protein MCGRVALGECELDSVRVALGELDSVRVALGECELDSVRVALGECELDSVRVALGECELDSVRVALGELDSVRVALGECELDSVKEALGELDSVRVALGECELDSVKVALGESELDSVRVALGECELDSVRVALGECELDSVRVALGECELDSVRVALGECELDSVRVALGECELDSVKEALGELDSVRVALGELDSVRVALGECELDSVRVALGECELDSVRVALGECELDSVKEALGELDSVRVALGECELDSVKVALGESELDSVRVALGECELDSVRVALGECELDSVRVALGECELDSVKEALGELDSVRVALGELHSVKEALGELDSVRVALGELDSVRVALGECELDSVRVALGECELDSVRVALGELDSVRVALGVCVCVCVCVLRGVAETPSILALTDRRHRHQNSQHSHAQRCSSGKRLRHSSSSSSSSSSASDSSSLRSHTPSPERHSKPGTPPEDAGLSGSVEELSSNKWQLDKWLKRAGQASSDGEGDAHSGSDSDGGRTPAGFWGREPSPGLRGEQTPIPSPGLYYSSQPSPQLIISPSSSPSPSPRSPSPPSDAPLSPYSCRSPASVHSPTPPAKPRRPCIPKSKPRVQPWDAPAADAEPPRRRSPCQNSSPRHRPRPSSKPARSPSPTPRAKHRPSAAPSAGARRDSASSQRKGHEVDGRAKVQPSERRLDRRRTEGEAGTLRLCWAQDTEEEERTKEGTGLEKEQRRRKPQGGEPQSVQPRQRPHTNSQRRQEETLPGSPGQHSRKKRRKEEELQPDSRPTRSPSPSPTPVIPPTDSSSSSSCSAPSDSDSEPLSPPPVTKIPADSTSNKRQVLRRPQGRTGRAVEAQPAVVKPSWQPTGAQAGDSGRNRYTLVPFGLGDPPSGPRSLLVRIDLTLLLRVPQTSCLPRGRSSSSSSSSSSRKAHNNSAMRHLHPPENDPQDHKKKRKSDNPHQDNKKNHAHTDPRSAKGMSTKESINGHEGALRGDEHKPASPTADVSDPRKIGEPGKQAGQRKRECGAEQHYQEKADKGGDARTQSTQLQVPRTHPQVKVESPRLPSGPKPVYEIWGVPPNQALPPDGAIIHHDTLHHAEYYMHEAKRIKHRADAMVDKFGKAVNYVDAALSFMECGKAMEEGPLEAKSPYTMYSETVELIRYAMRLKGHSGPGTRQEDKQLAVLCFRCLALLYWRMFRLKKDHALKYSKVLLDYFKSSPKPSHGPVSWNSCGKSSGAPLNPQVGLAATSPSSFISIPQRIHQMAANHLNITNSVLYSYEYWELADNLAKENKEFFSYLNTLRGPLTLHSSVQHIVQYTRQALQWIRISANLT from the exons atgtgtGGAAGGGTAGCACTGGGTGAGTGTGAGCTGGACAGTGTGAGGGTAGCACTGGGTGAGTTGGACAGTGTGAGGGTAGCACTGGGTGAGTGTGAGCTGGACAGTGTGAGGGTAGCACTGGGTGAGTGTGAGCTGGACAGTGTGAGGGTAGCACTGGGTGAGTGTGAGCTGGACAGTGTGAGGGTAGCACTGGGTGAGTTGGACAGTGTGAGGGTAGCACTGGGTGAGTGTGAGCTGGACAGTGTGAAG GAAGCACTGGGTGAGTTGGACAGTGTGAGGGTAGCACTGGGTGAGTGTGAGCTGGACAGTGTGAAGGTAGCACTGGGTGAGAGTGAGCTGGACAGTGTGAGGGTAGCACTGGGTGAGTGTGAGCTGGACAGTGTGAGGGTAGCATTGGGTGAGTGTGAGCTGGACAGTGTGAGGGTAGCACTGGGTGAGTGTGAGTTGGACAGTGTGAGGGTAGCACTGGGTGAGTGTGAGCTGGACAGTGTGAGGGTAGCACTGGGTGAGTGTGAGTTGGACAGTGTGAAGGAAGCACTGGGTGAGTTGGACAGTGTGAGGGTAGCACTGGGTGAGTTGGACAGTGTGAGGGTAGCACTGGGTGAGTGTGAGCTGGACAGTGTGAGGGTAGCACTGGGTGAGTGTGAGCTGGACAGTGTGAGGGTAGCACTGGGTGAGTGTGAGTTGGACAGTGTGAAGGAAGCACTGGGTGAGTTGGACAGTGTGAGGGTAGCACTGGGTGAGTGTGAGCTGGACAGTGTGAAGGTAGCACTGGGTGAGAGTGAGCTGGACAGTGTGAGGGTAGCACTGGGTGAGTGTGAGCTGGACAGTGTGAGGGTAGCACTGGGTGAGTGTGAGCTGGACAGTGTGAGGGTAGCACTGGGTGAGTGTGAGTTGGACAGTGTGAAGGAAGCACTGGGTGAGTTGGACAGTGTGAGGGTAGCACTGGGTGAGTTGCACAGTGTGAAGGAAGCACTGGGTGAGTTGGACAGTGTGAGGGTAGCACTGGGTGAGTTGGACAGTGTGAGGGTAGCACTGGGTGAGTGTGAGCTGGACAGTGTGAGGGTAGCACTGGGTGAGTGTGAGCTGGACAGTGTGAGGGTAGCACTGGGTGAGTTGGACAGTGTGAGGGTAgcactgggtgtgtgtgtgtgtgtgtgtgtgtgtgtgttacgtgGGGTGGCTGAGACACCCTCTATCCTGGCTCTGACTGACAGACGGCATCGGCACCAGAACTCCCAGCATTCCCACGCACAGCGCTGCTCGTCCGGCAAGAGACTGAGacactccagctcctccagctccagctcctccagcgcCTCAGACAGCAGCAGCCTGCGCTCGCACACCCCCAGCCCGGAAAGGCACTCCAAGCCGGGGACGCCCCCCGAGGATGCAGGCCTGAGCGGCAGCGTGGAGGAG CTGTCATCCAACAAGTGGCAGCTGGACAAGTGGCTGAAGAGGGCAGGACAGGCGTCGAGCGACGGGGAGGGGGACGCCCATTCAGGTTCAGACTCTGACGGTGGCCGGACTCCCGCAGGGTTCTGGGGCAGAGAGCCCAGCCCAGGGCTACGGGGGGAGCAGACCCCCATTCCCAGCCCCGGTCTGTACTACAGCAGCCAGCCGAGTCCCCAGCTGATCATCAGTCCCAGCAGCAGTCCTTCACCCAGTCCCAGGAGTCCCAGCCCTCCCAGTGACGCTCCGCTCAGCCCCTACTCATGCAGGAGTCCTGCCTCCGTTCACAGCCCCACACCCCCAGCTAAGCCAAGGCGCCCGTGCATTCCCAAAAGCAAACCCCGTGTCCAGCCGTGGGACGCTCCTGCTGCTGACGCGGAACCCCCACGCAGACGCAGCCCTTGCCAAAACTCCAGCCCCAGGCATCGCCCTCGGCCTAGCTCCAAGCCCGCACGTAGCCCCAGCCCCACACCAAGAGCCAAACACCGACCCTCTGCCGCTCCCAGCGCGGGGGCCCGTCGAGACAGTGCCTCATCACAGCGGAAGGGGCATGAGGTGGATGGGCGGGCCAAGGTGCAGCCCTCTGAGAGGCGGCTGGACAGGAGGCGGACGGAGGGAGAGGCTGGAACCCTGAGGCTCTGCTGGGCCCAGGACACTGAGGAAGAGGAAAGGACGAAGGAAGGGACGGGGCTAGAGAAGGAGCAGCGAAGACGGAAGCCTCAGGGAGGCGAGCCCCAGTCCGTGCAGCCAAGACAGAGGCCCCACACGAACAGCCAGAGGCGGCAGGAGGAGACTTTACCAGGAAGCCCTGGACAGCATAGCAGGAAAAAGAGGAGAAAGGAAGAGGAGCTGCAACCAGACTCCAGGCCCACCCGCTCACCATCCCCCTCCCCTACTCCCGTTATCCCGCCAACAgactcttcttcctcctcctcatgtTCAGCACCCTCAGATTCAGACTCAGAGCCCCTCTCCCCACCCCCAGTCACCAAGATCCCAGCAGACTCAACCTCCAATAAGCGACAGGTCCTGAGGAGGCCACAGGGCAGGACTGGGAGGGCTGTGGAGGCCCAGCCAGCGGTAGTCAAACCCAGCTGGCAGCCCACTGGGGCCCAGGCAGGTGACTCGGGCCGGAACCGCTACACCTTGGTGCCATTCGGCCTCGGCGATCCGCCAAGCGGACCACGCTCACTCCTGGTGCGGATAGACCTGACTCTCCTACTCAGAGTGCCCCAGACCTCCTGCCTCCCTCGAGGTCGctcctcatcttcctcatcgTCCTCCTCCTCACGAAAGGCCCACAACAATAGCGCCATGAGGCATCTTCATCCCCCTGAAAATGACCCACAGGACCACAAGAAGAAACGAAAA TCTGATAATCCTCACCAGGACAATAAGAAGAACCATGCGCATACTGATCCCAGGTCAGCCAAAGGAATGTCCACCAAGGAGTCCATCAACGG GCACGAAGGAGCTCTCCGCGGTGATGAGCACAAGCCGGCGTCCCCTACGGCAGACGTCTCGGACCCCCGCAAGATAGGCGAGccgggcaagcaggcaggccAGCGGAAGAGGGAGTGTGGCGCTGAGCAGCATTACCAAGAGAAGGCCGACAAGGGAGGAGACGCGAGGACGCAGAGCACacagctccag GTGCCCAGAACACACCCTCAGGTGAAGGTGGAGTCACCACGTCTTCCCAGTGGTCCCAAGCCAGTATATGAGATTTGGGGAGTCCCCCCAAACCAAGCCCTGCCACCAGATGGTGCTATAATCCACCATGACAC GCTGCACCACGCTGAGTACTACATGCACGAAGCCAAGAGGATCAAGCATCGTGCTGACGCCATG GTGGACAAGTTTGGCAAGGCAGTGAACTACGTGGATGCGGCGCTCTCCTTCATGGAGTGTGGCAAGGCCATGGAGGAGGGCCCCCTGGAGGCCAAATCTCCATACACCATGTACTCAGAAACCGTGGAGCTCATCAG ATACGCCATGAGGCTGAAGGGACATTCTGGTCCGGGGACCCGGCAGGAAGATAAGCAGCTGGCAGTGCTGTG TTTCCGCTGCCTTGCTCTTCTGTACTGGCGGATGTTCAGGTTGAAGAAGGACCACGCTCTCAAATACTCCAAAGTCCTGCTGGACTACTTTAAG AGCTCCCCCAAACCTTCCCATGGTCCAGTATCATGGAACTCCTGTGGAAA GAGTTCAGGAGCGCCACTGAACCCCCAGGTAGGCCTGGCCGCCACCTCCCCCTCGTCCTTCATCAGCATTCCCCAGCGCATCCACCAGATGGCAGCAAACCACCTCAACATCACCAACAGCGTGCTGTACAGCTACGAGTACTGGGAGCTGGCCGACAACCTGGCCAAGGAGAACAAAG AGTTTTTCAGCTACCTGAACACACTGAGGGGACCTCTCACCTTGCACAGCAGTGTCCAACACATCGTGCAGTATACACGCCAGGCGTTGCAGTGGATCCGGATCAGTGCCAACTTGACTTAA
- the aff3 gene encoding AF4/FMR2 family member 3 isoform X1: MCGRVALGECELDSVRVALGELDSVRVALGECELDSVRVALGECELDSVRVALGECELDSVRVALGELDSVRVALGECELDSVKVALGECELDSVRVALGECELDSVRVALGECELDSVRVALGECELDSVKEALGELDSVKVALGELDSVRVALGECELDSVRVALGECELDSVRVALGECELDSVKEALGELDSVRVALGECELDSVKVALGESELDSVRVALGECELDSVRVALGECELDSVRVALGECELDSVRVALGECELDSVRVALGECELDSVKEALGELDSVRVALGELDSVRVALGECELDSVRVALGECELDSVRVALGECELDSVKEALGELDSVRVALGECELDSVKVALGESELDSVRVALGECELDSVRVALGECELDSVRVALGECELDSVKEALGELDSVRVALGELHSVKEALGELDSVRVALGELDSVRVALGECELDSVRVALGECELDSVRVALGELDSVRVALGVCVCVCVCVLRGVAETPSILALTDRRHRHQNSQHSHAQRCSSGKRLRHSSSSSSSSSSASDSSSLRSHTPSPERHSKPGTPPEDAGLSGSVEELSSNKWQLDKWLKRAGQASSDGEGDAHSGSDSDGGRTPAGFWGREPSPGLRGEQTPIPSPGLYYSSQPSPQLIISPSSSPSPSPRSPSPPSDAPLSPYSCRSPASVHSPTPPAKPRRPCIPKSKPRVQPWDAPAADAEPPRRRSPCQNSSPRHRPRPSSKPARSPSPTPRAKHRPSAAPSAGARRDSASSQRKGHEVDGRAKVQPSERRLDRRRTEGEAGTLRLCWAQDTEEEERTKEGTGLEKEQRRRKPQGGEPQSVQPRQRPHTNSQRRQEETLPGSPGQHSRKKRRKEEELQPDSRPTRSPSPSPTPVIPPTDSSSSSSCSAPSDSDSEPLSPPPVTKIPADSTSNKRQVLRRPQGRTGRAVEAQPAVVKPSWQPTGAQAGDSGRNRYTLVPFGLGDPPSGPRSLLVRIDLTLLLRVPQTSCLPRGRSSSSSSSSSSRKAHNNSAMRHLHPPENDPQDHKKKRKSDNPHQDNKKNHAHTDPRSAKGMSTKESINGHEGALRGDEHKPASPTADVSDPRKIGEPGKQAGQRKRECGAEQHYQEKADKGGDARTQSTQLQVPRTHPQVKVESPRLPSGPKPVYEIWGVPPNQALPPDGAIIHHDTLHHAEYYMHEAKRIKHRADAMVDKFGKAVNYVDAALSFMECGKAMEEGPLEAKSPYTMYSETVELIRYAMRLKGHSGPGTRQEDKQLAVLCFRCLALLYWRMFRLKKDHALKYSKVLLDYFKSSPKPSHGPVSWNSCGKSSGAPLNPQVGLAATSPSSFISIPQRIHQMAANHLNITNSVLYSYEYWELADNLAKENKEFFSYLNTLRGPLTLHSSVQHIVQYTRQALQWIRISANLT, from the exons atgtgtGGAAGGGTAGCACTGGGTGAGTGTGAGCTGGACAGTGTGAGGGTAGCACTGGGTGAGTTGGACAGTGTGAGGGTAGCACTGGGTGAGTGTGAGCTGGACAGTGTGAGGGTAGCACTGGGTGAGTGTGAGCTGGACAGTGTGAGGGTAGCACTGGGTGAGTGTGAGCTGGACAGTGTGAGGGTAGCACTGGGTGAGTTGGACAGTGTGAGGGTAGCACTGGGTGAGTGTGAGCTGGACAGTGTGAAGGTAGCACTGGGTGAGTGTGAGCTGGACAGTGTGAGGGTAGCACTGGGTGAGTGTGAGCTGGACAGTGTGAGGGTAGCACTGGGTGAGTGTGAGCTGGACAGTGTGAGGGTAGCACTGGGTGAGTGTGAGTTGGACAGTGTGAAGGAAGCACTGGGTGAGTTGGACAGTGTGAAGGTAGCACTGGGTGAGTTGGACAGTGTGAGGGTAGCACTGGGTGAGTGTGAGCTGGACAGTGTGAGGGTAGCACTGGGTGAGTGTGAGCTGGACAGTGTGAGGGTAGCACTGGGTGAGTGTGAGTTGGACAGTGTGAAGGAAGCACTGGGTGAGTTGGACAGTGTGAGGGTAGCACTGGGTGAGTGTGAGCTGGACAGTGTGAAGGTAGCACTGGGTGAGAGTGAGCTGGACAGTGTGAGGGTAGCACTGGGTGAGTGTGAGCTGGACAGTGTGAGGGTAGCATTGGGTGAGTGTGAGCTGGACAGTGTGAGGGTAGCACTGGGTGAGTGTGAGTTGGACAGTGTGAGGGTAGCACTGGGTGAGTGTGAGCTGGACAGTGTGAGGGTAGCACTGGGTGAGTGTGAGTTGGACAGTGTGAAGGAAGCACTGGGTGAGTTGGACAGTGTGAGGGTAGCACTGGGTGAGTTGGACAGTGTGAGGGTAGCACTGGGTGAGTGTGAGCTGGACAGTGTGAGGGTAGCACTGGGTGAGTGTGAGCTGGACAGTGTGAGGGTAGCACTGGGTGAGTGTGAGTTGGACAGTGTGAAGGAAGCACTGGGTGAGTTGGACAGTGTGAGGGTAGCACTGGGTGAGTGTGAGCTGGACAGTGTGAAGGTAGCACTGGGTGAGAGTGAGCTGGACAGTGTGAGGGTAGCACTGGGTGAGTGTGAGCTGGACAGTGTGAGGGTAGCACTGGGTGAGTGTGAGCTGGACAGTGTGAGGGTAGCACTGGGTGAGTGTGAGTTGGACAGTGTGAAGGAAGCACTGGGTGAGTTGGACAGTGTGAGGGTAGCACTGGGTGAGTTGCACAGTGTGAAGGAAGCACTGGGTGAGTTGGACAGTGTGAGGGTAGCACTGGGTGAGTTGGACAGTGTGAGGGTAGCACTGGGTGAGTGTGAGCTGGACAGTGTGAGGGTAGCACTGGGTGAGTGTGAGCTGGACAGTGTGAGGGTAGCACTGGGTGAGTTGGACAGTGTGAGGGTAgcactgggtgtgtgtgtgtgtgtgtgtgtgtgtgtgttacgtgGGGTGGCTGAGACACCCTCTATCCTGGCTCTGACTGACAGACGGCATCGGCACCAGAACTCCCAGCATTCCCACGCACAGCGCTGCTCGTCCGGCAAGAGACTGAGacactccagctcctccagctccagctcctccagcgcCTCAGACAGCAGCAGCCTGCGCTCGCACACCCCCAGCCCGGAAAGGCACTCCAAGCCGGGGACGCCCCCCGAGGATGCAGGCCTGAGCGGCAGCGTGGAGGAG CTGTCATCCAACAAGTGGCAGCTGGACAAGTGGCTGAAGAGGGCAGGACAGGCGTCGAGCGACGGGGAGGGGGACGCCCATTCAGGTTCAGACTCTGACGGTGGCCGGACTCCCGCAGGGTTCTGGGGCAGAGAGCCCAGCCCAGGGCTACGGGGGGAGCAGACCCCCATTCCCAGCCCCGGTCTGTACTACAGCAGCCAGCCGAGTCCCCAGCTGATCATCAGTCCCAGCAGCAGTCCTTCACCCAGTCCCAGGAGTCCCAGCCCTCCCAGTGACGCTCCGCTCAGCCCCTACTCATGCAGGAGTCCTGCCTCCGTTCACAGCCCCACACCCCCAGCTAAGCCAAGGCGCCCGTGCATTCCCAAAAGCAAACCCCGTGTCCAGCCGTGGGACGCTCCTGCTGCTGACGCGGAACCCCCACGCAGACGCAGCCCTTGCCAAAACTCCAGCCCCAGGCATCGCCCTCGGCCTAGCTCCAAGCCCGCACGTAGCCCCAGCCCCACACCAAGAGCCAAACACCGACCCTCTGCCGCTCCCAGCGCGGGGGCCCGTCGAGACAGTGCCTCATCACAGCGGAAGGGGCATGAGGTGGATGGGCGGGCCAAGGTGCAGCCCTCTGAGAGGCGGCTGGACAGGAGGCGGACGGAGGGAGAGGCTGGAACCCTGAGGCTCTGCTGGGCCCAGGACACTGAGGAAGAGGAAAGGACGAAGGAAGGGACGGGGCTAGAGAAGGAGCAGCGAAGACGGAAGCCTCAGGGAGGCGAGCCCCAGTCCGTGCAGCCAAGACAGAGGCCCCACACGAACAGCCAGAGGCGGCAGGAGGAGACTTTACCAGGAAGCCCTGGACAGCATAGCAGGAAAAAGAGGAGAAAGGAAGAGGAGCTGCAACCAGACTCCAGGCCCACCCGCTCACCATCCCCCTCCCCTACTCCCGTTATCCCGCCAACAgactcttcttcctcctcctcatgtTCAGCACCCTCAGATTCAGACTCAGAGCCCCTCTCCCCACCCCCAGTCACCAAGATCCCAGCAGACTCAACCTCCAATAAGCGACAGGTCCTGAGGAGGCCACAGGGCAGGACTGGGAGGGCTGTGGAGGCCCAGCCAGCGGTAGTCAAACCCAGCTGGCAGCCCACTGGGGCCCAGGCAGGTGACTCGGGCCGGAACCGCTACACCTTGGTGCCATTCGGCCTCGGCGATCCGCCAAGCGGACCACGCTCACTCCTGGTGCGGATAGACCTGACTCTCCTACTCAGAGTGCCCCAGACCTCCTGCCTCCCTCGAGGTCGctcctcatcttcctcatcgTCCTCCTCCTCACGAAAGGCCCACAACAATAGCGCCATGAGGCATCTTCATCCCCCTGAAAATGACCCACAGGACCACAAGAAGAAACGAAAA TCTGATAATCCTCACCAGGACAATAAGAAGAACCATGCGCATACTGATCCCAGGTCAGCCAAAGGAATGTCCACCAAGGAGTCCATCAACGG GCACGAAGGAGCTCTCCGCGGTGATGAGCACAAGCCGGCGTCCCCTACGGCAGACGTCTCGGACCCCCGCAAGATAGGCGAGccgggcaagcaggcaggccAGCGGAAGAGGGAGTGTGGCGCTGAGCAGCATTACCAAGAGAAGGCCGACAAGGGAGGAGACGCGAGGACGCAGAGCACacagctccag GTGCCCAGAACACACCCTCAGGTGAAGGTGGAGTCACCACGTCTTCCCAGTGGTCCCAAGCCAGTATATGAGATTTGGGGAGTCCCCCCAAACCAAGCCCTGCCACCAGATGGTGCTATAATCCACCATGACAC GCTGCACCACGCTGAGTACTACATGCACGAAGCCAAGAGGATCAAGCATCGTGCTGACGCCATG GTGGACAAGTTTGGCAAGGCAGTGAACTACGTGGATGCGGCGCTCTCCTTCATGGAGTGTGGCAAGGCCATGGAGGAGGGCCCCCTGGAGGCCAAATCTCCATACACCATGTACTCAGAAACCGTGGAGCTCATCAG ATACGCCATGAGGCTGAAGGGACATTCTGGTCCGGGGACCCGGCAGGAAGATAAGCAGCTGGCAGTGCTGTG TTTCCGCTGCCTTGCTCTTCTGTACTGGCGGATGTTCAGGTTGAAGAAGGACCACGCTCTCAAATACTCCAAAGTCCTGCTGGACTACTTTAAG AGCTCCCCCAAACCTTCCCATGGTCCAGTATCATGGAACTCCTGTGGAAA GAGTTCAGGAGCGCCACTGAACCCCCAGGTAGGCCTGGCCGCCACCTCCCCCTCGTCCTTCATCAGCATTCCCCAGCGCATCCACCAGATGGCAGCAAACCACCTCAACATCACCAACAGCGTGCTGTACAGCTACGAGTACTGGGAGCTGGCCGACAACCTGGCCAAGGAGAACAAAG AGTTTTTCAGCTACCTGAACACACTGAGGGGACCTCTCACCTTGCACAGCAGTGTCCAACACATCGTGCAGTATACACGCCAGGCGTTGCAGTGGATCCGGATCAGTGCCAACTTGACTTAA